A genomic segment from Luteolibacter ambystomatis encodes:
- a CDS encoding DUF1328 domain-containing protein, translating into MLSWALTFLILALVAAFLGFGALAGMAATIAKVLFVVFLVLLVISALNRSMHGKAP; encoded by the coding sequence ATGTTAAGTTGGGCTCTCACATTCCTGATCCTGGCACTGGTGGCCGCATTCCTCGGTTTCGGCGCCTTGGCCGGCATGGCCGCCACCATTGCGAAGGTCCTGTTCGTGGTCTTCCTGGTGCTGCTCGTCATCTCGGCGCTCAATCGCTCCATGCACGGCAAGGCACCTTGA
- a CDS encoding DHA2 family efflux MFS transporter permease subunit, whose protein sequence is MSAATATLYGSDPEQLSPIAARLLEKGLLKWVIALAASLGAILEVIDTVITNVALPDIRGNLGATLSEAGWISTSYACANVVIIPLSAWLGYRFGRRNYFVFSLIGFTLASLLCGISNSLGMLIFARVLQGLAGGGLLAKAQSIVFETFSARERPLAQAIFGLGVIVGPAIGPVLGGWLTDNMGWRWIFFINLPLGVLAVLMCTTFMPSDRPEEINRTGKVDWSGIGLLAVGLACFQLFLEEGQQDDWFESRFICTVAIASVIGIILFIWRELTTEHPAVDLRVLRYRSMIGGSLYSAVLGMGLYGIMFAVPIFVQDYLHYTALQSGMILVPGAFASAAMMMAYGKIGNKVSPRTMIFFGALLTSLTGFLLMDINPDTGTKQLFWPLIARGFGSVMMFMPLSIATLGPLDKKDIAAGSGFYSLTRQLGSSIGIALITTLLARREALHRSVLVERISDYRPQVGERIDLLTNAFTAHSGSKQVAHDQAMGLLDRIVSGQAILQSYEDIFTYVAALFIFTLPLLFFLGGKPNKNASDAAAAAH, encoded by the coding sequence ATGAGCGCGGCCACCGCCACCCTTTACGGCTCCGATCCGGAGCAGCTCAGTCCGATCGCGGCACGCCTGCTTGAAAAAGGTCTGCTCAAGTGGGTGATCGCCCTCGCAGCATCATTGGGCGCGATCCTTGAGGTGATCGATACCGTGATCACCAATGTCGCGCTGCCCGACATCCGCGGCAATCTCGGTGCGACGCTTTCCGAAGCGGGCTGGATCTCCACCAGCTATGCCTGTGCGAACGTGGTCATCATCCCCCTGTCCGCATGGCTCGGCTATCGGTTCGGGCGCCGCAATTACTTTGTCTTCTCGCTGATCGGCTTCACCTTGGCCTCCTTGCTGTGCGGCATCTCCAACAGCCTGGGCATGCTGATCTTCGCCCGCGTGCTGCAAGGACTTGCCGGTGGTGGCTTGCTGGCGAAGGCGCAGTCGATCGTGTTCGAAACTTTTTCCGCCAGGGAGCGTCCCTTGGCCCAGGCCATCTTCGGCCTCGGCGTGATCGTCGGTCCAGCCATCGGCCCCGTGCTCGGCGGCTGGCTTACCGATAACATGGGCTGGCGCTGGATCTTCTTCATCAATCTGCCGCTCGGTGTCCTCGCGGTTCTGATGTGTACCACCTTCATGCCCTCCGACCGCCCGGAGGAGATCAACCGCACTGGCAAGGTGGACTGGAGCGGCATCGGGCTGCTCGCGGTGGGCCTCGCCTGCTTCCAGCTTTTCCTGGAGGAAGGCCAGCAGGACGATTGGTTTGAGTCGCGGTTCATCTGCACCGTCGCCATTGCCAGCGTGATCGGCATCATCCTCTTCATCTGGCGGGAGCTCACCACCGAACATCCGGCTGTCGATCTGCGCGTGCTGCGCTACCGCTCGATGATCGGCGGCAGCCTCTACTCCGCAGTGCTCGGCATGGGCCTCTACGGCATCATGTTCGCCGTCCCGATCTTCGTGCAGGACTACCTGCACTACACCGCGCTCCAGAGTGGCATGATCCTCGTGCCAGGTGCCTTTGCCTCCGCGGCGATGATGATGGCCTACGGCAAGATCGGCAACAAGGTCTCGCCGCGCACGATGATCTTCTTCGGCGCGTTGCTCACCAGTCTCACCGGGTTCCTGCTGATGGACATCAATCCGGACACCGGCACCAAGCAGCTTTTCTGGCCGCTCATCGCCCGCGGCTTCGGCAGCGTGATGATGTTCATGCCGCTGAGCATCGCGACACTCGGTCCGCTGGACAAAAAGGACATCGCCGCCGGTTCCGGCTTCTACAGTCTCACCCGCCAGCTCGGCAGCAGCATCGGCATCGCGCTGATCACGACCCTGCTCGCACGCCGCGAGGCTTTGCACCGCTCGGTGCTCGTCGAGCGCATCTCCGACTATCGGCCGCAAGTCGGCGAACGGATCGATCTGCTGACCAATGCGTTCACCGCCCACTCCGGAAGCAAGCAGGTCGCCCACGATCAAGCGATGGGCCTGCTTGATCGCATCGTCTCCGGCCAGGCCATCCTCCAGTCCTACGAAGACATCTTCACCTACGTCGCCGCCCTTTTCATCTTCACGCTGCCACTCCTGTTCTTCCTCGGCGGCAAGCCGAACAAGAACGCGAGCGATGCCGCTGCGGCCGCCCACTGA
- a CDS encoding PA2169 family four-helix-bundle protein, which yields MNPTTILQEADALQEILTRYVDSRDGYKQAAETVTDEGLTRTFHHIAERRDRIAGRVAELLHADGRQPDTSGSAEAGVHRWWIRMRDKLSDHDSSTVVEECLRGEKELSRTLHSVAESGNLTADHAPLIADAISEVDLAIRAFELMVDDA from the coding sequence ATGAACCCCACCACCATTCTTCAGGAAGCGGACGCGCTGCAGGAGATACTGACCCGCTACGTCGATTCTCGTGACGGCTACAAGCAGGCCGCCGAAACCGTAACGGACGAGGGTCTCACCCGTACATTCCATCACATCGCCGAACGCCGCGACCGTATCGCCGGTCGTGTGGCGGAACTTCTTCATGCCGACGGCCGCCAGCCGGACACCAGCGGCAGCGCCGAGGCGGGCGTCCACCGCTGGTGGATCCGCATGCGCGACAAACTCTCCGATCATGACTCTTCCACGGTTGTTGAAGAATGCCTGCGCGGTGAAAAGGAACTTTCCCGCACGCTTCATTCGGTTGCGGAAAGCGGCAATCTCACTGCCGACCATGCCCCGCTGATCGCGGACGCAATTTCAGAGGTCGATCTGGCGATACGCGCCTTCGAACTCATGGTTGACGACGCTTGA
- a CDS encoding HlyD family secretion protein yields the protein MSEQPATPTEETCGESGILPDDLPQGAASPGAAPAKKKRSILSRLVTLGILAGGAAWLVHFVHETIAYEKTEDAYITGHIHRISPGVGGPVTKVLANENDQVKAGQLLAEIDPLEFDIMRQKIEAAKAQSIAREAQAKAALDQAKAESMQADAQIASADAQVKQIEAQLELANINYNRNRNLSRGDTRAVSEAELDTTRGIVASTTATLDGAKASLAAAEAKKKTSEAAVEAAAAEIQAAKANTEAQVAALRDAQRQYDYSKIIAPADGYVGNKNIETGNRVQAGQPVFALVENDVWVVANFKETQLKGMKPGQEVDISVDALDGKTFKGRIDSISPSTGAQFALLPPDNATGNFTKVVQRVPVKITFDAASIQDSLANLLPGLSTVIRVKVK from the coding sequence ATGTCCGAACAACCTGCCACTCCGACCGAAGAAACCTGCGGGGAATCCGGCATCCTGCCAGATGATCTTCCCCAGGGAGCTGCCTCTCCCGGAGCCGCGCCCGCGAAAAAGAAGCGCAGCATTCTTTCCCGTCTCGTCACCCTCGGCATCCTCGCCGGTGGCGCCGCGTGGCTCGTCCACTTCGTCCACGAGACGATCGCCTACGAAAAGACCGAAGATGCCTACATCACCGGCCACATCCACCGCATCAGCCCCGGTGTGGGTGGCCCTGTCACCAAAGTCCTCGCCAATGAGAATGATCAGGTGAAGGCCGGACAACTCCTCGCTGAAATCGATCCGCTCGAGTTCGACATCATGCGCCAGAAGATCGAGGCGGCGAAAGCCCAGTCGATCGCCCGTGAAGCACAAGCCAAGGCCGCACTCGATCAGGCAAAAGCCGAGTCCATGCAAGCCGACGCCCAAATTGCCAGCGCCGATGCCCAGGTGAAGCAGATCGAAGCCCAGCTCGAACTCGCGAACATCAACTACAACCGCAATCGCAACCTCTCGCGCGGTGACACCCGCGCCGTTTCGGAGGCGGAACTCGACACCACCCGCGGCATCGTCGCGTCCACCACCGCCACCCTTGATGGGGCGAAAGCCTCACTCGCTGCTGCGGAAGCGAAGAAGAAAACCAGCGAGGCCGCGGTGGAAGCCGCAGCCGCGGAGATCCAGGCGGCGAAGGCGAACACCGAAGCCCAGGTAGCCGCCCTGCGCGATGCCCAGCGTCAATACGACTACAGCAAGATCATTGCTCCCGCCGATGGCTACGTGGGCAACAAGAACATCGAAACCGGCAACCGTGTCCAAGCCGGACAGCCGGTGTTCGCCCTCGTCGAGAATGACGTGTGGGTGGTTGCCAATTTCAAGGAGACCCAGCTCAAGGGAATGAAGCCCGGCCAGGAAGTCGACATCAGCGTCGATGCCTTGGACGGCAAGACCTTCAAGGGCCGTATCGACAGCATCTCTCCTTCCACCGGAGCACAGTTCGCATTGCTTCCACCGGACAACGCCACCGGCAATTTCACCAAGGTCGTCCAGCGCGTGCCGGTGAAGATCACCTTCGATGCCGCATCGATTCAGGATTCTCTCGCCAATCTGCTGCCTGGTCTATCAACGGTGATCCGTGTGAAGGTGAAGTAA
- a CDS encoding S41 family peptidase: MTSTPALSPDGSTVVFEWQDDLWSVASSGGMAKRLTRHPARDAYPCFSPDGKVLYFSSGRAGGLKLFSMPTEGGPATQLTFHSEGAILETITPDGKTAIVRGPRDLDDVKPERLIAVDLTKDAPEKVLFDVPAQWARVSPDGKTLLFTVDGDSPYRKGYHGSRATSIWSYDFGSGAIGKQAKSEIEDRYPLWRPDGSGFFHVAENDGTFNLWSHDFKSGKDEQLTRFKEDGVMFPAVSQDGKTFVFRRGFELWRWSQGGEPQALPVHAIEDMPDLDHETRKVAGTTDADFSPSGLEIAFSAEGELWAMDTVLKEPHRLTETAAWESDPTFSKDGGWLYFRKDDGLDSNYFRMKRKKSADYWWRASGLEEQQVTKGKEPKTKLALSPDGKSIAYLAGRSMLCIANADGGGERVLYKEGTTGSFDWAPDSRWLAFDAEDANFNRDVFVIPVDGSKPAYNLSRHPDNEGSPKWSPDGRGIAFTGRRLGNKTGLFYVNLRLEDEAKSPRDKKAKEAESAMKDDPLYKSAAPAEEPAEPEQTPETPKKDAPAKKPAPKTPEQVRIDFDELSERIHKLDTGSVEPTQIIWSHDSKAVFYLNADTKVKGLHRIEVGDGTKPETFDSNRGSPIRTDDKDGLFWIVDNAPAVLRKSKLTTYAIDTRFESNRADRQRIYFRQIWRTLRDWFYDARMNGRDWEAMRVKYEDTAATATDSRAFDRVVAMLLGELNASHLSFLSTPWPKPWADDTAEFHTTRHVGIRFDHGNGSGPLKTGSVIPDSPATLCVPPVKPGETVLSVNGQPVDASIPDTRFMNGRMDREVVLTIQGTDGKQRDVTLKAIPWTRVRQLAGDAIVKERRRRVEEDSGGKLGYIHISKMQWDEFEEFERQIHAAGHGKDGLIIDVRDNPGGFTTDHLLTILCQPHHATTIGRDGDPGYPQDRMVYASWNKPVAVICNQQSFSNAEVFSHAIKTLKRGPLVGTATAGGVISTGTVPILDAGSLRLPFRGWFIPDGDQDMELNGAAPDYPIDETPADQAAGKDPQLSKAVEVLMGDLKKAAATKKPFEPHYRYQPAE; encoded by the coding sequence ATGACGAGTACCCCGGCCCTCTCACCGGATGGTTCAACCGTGGTTTTCGAATGGCAGGACGATCTCTGGTCCGTCGCCTCCAGCGGCGGAATGGCCAAGCGGCTCACCCGTCATCCGGCCCGGGATGCCTATCCTTGCTTCTCCCCGGATGGGAAGGTGCTGTACTTTTCAAGCGGTCGCGCCGGTGGTCTGAAGCTGTTCTCCATGCCCACCGAGGGCGGCCCCGCGACCCAGCTCACCTTTCATTCGGAAGGAGCCATCCTGGAAACGATCACTCCGGATGGGAAGACCGCCATTGTGCGTGGTCCGCGCGACCTCGATGACGTGAAGCCCGAGCGCCTGATCGCGGTCGATCTCACCAAGGATGCGCCGGAAAAGGTGCTCTTCGACGTGCCCGCGCAATGGGCGCGCGTTTCACCGGATGGGAAGACGCTGTTGTTCACCGTCGATGGAGATTCACCGTATCGCAAAGGCTACCATGGTTCCCGCGCCACCTCGATCTGGAGTTACGACTTCGGCAGCGGGGCGATCGGAAAGCAGGCGAAGTCGGAGATCGAGGATCGTTATCCGTTGTGGCGGCCGGATGGCTCCGGCTTCTTCCACGTCGCCGAAAACGACGGCACGTTCAACCTGTGGTCGCACGATTTCAAAAGCGGCAAGGATGAGCAACTCACCCGCTTCAAGGAGGATGGCGTGATGTTCCCCGCCGTCTCTCAGGATGGGAAGACCTTCGTCTTCCGCCGCGGCTTCGAGCTGTGGCGCTGGTCCCAGGGTGGCGAGCCGCAGGCCCTCCCCGTCCATGCCATCGAGGACATGCCGGATCTTGATCATGAGACACGGAAGGTCGCGGGCACCACGGATGCGGACTTTTCACCGAGCGGTCTGGAGATCGCATTTTCCGCCGAAGGTGAGTTGTGGGCGATGGACACCGTGCTGAAGGAACCTCACCGCCTGACCGAAACCGCCGCATGGGAAAGCGATCCGACCTTCTCGAAAGACGGCGGCTGGTTGTATTTCCGCAAGGACGATGGACTGGATTCGAACTATTTCCGCATGAAGCGGAAGAAATCCGCGGACTACTGGTGGCGCGCTTCCGGTCTGGAAGAGCAGCAGGTGACCAAGGGCAAGGAACCGAAAACCAAGCTGGCCCTGTCTCCGGATGGCAAATCCATCGCCTACCTGGCCGGCCGCAGCATGCTCTGCATCGCCAATGCGGATGGCGGCGGCGAACGGGTGCTCTACAAGGAAGGCACCACCGGCAGCTTCGACTGGGCACCGGACAGCCGCTGGCTGGCCTTCGATGCGGAGGATGCGAATTTCAACCGCGATGTCTTCGTCATTCCGGTCGATGGATCGAAGCCCGCCTACAATCTCTCGCGCCACCCCGACAACGAGGGCTCGCCGAAATGGTCGCCGGATGGTCGTGGGATCGCATTCACCGGCCGCCGATTGGGAAACAAGACCGGCCTCTTCTACGTGAATCTCCGCCTTGAAGATGAGGCGAAATCCCCTCGTGACAAGAAGGCCAAGGAAGCGGAGTCCGCCATGAAAGACGATCCGCTCTACAAGTCCGCAGCTCCTGCGGAGGAACCCGCCGAACCGGAGCAAACTCCCGAGACGCCGAAGAAAGACGCGCCCGCGAAAAAGCCCGCGCCGAAGACGCCGGAGCAAGTGCGGATCGATTTCGACGAACTCAGCGAGCGCATTCACAAGCTCGACACCGGCAGCGTGGAGCCGACCCAGATCATCTGGTCCCATGATTCCAAAGCGGTCTTCTATTTGAATGCCGACACCAAGGTGAAGGGACTGCACCGCATCGAGGTCGGAGATGGAACGAAGCCGGAGACGTTCGATTCCAACCGTGGCAGTCCAATCCGCACCGATGACAAGGACGGCCTGTTCTGGATCGTGGACAATGCCCCCGCGGTGCTGCGCAAAAGCAAGCTCACCACCTACGCGATCGATACTCGATTCGAGTCGAACCGCGCCGACCGCCAGCGCATCTACTTCCGCCAGATCTGGCGCACGCTCCGTGATTGGTTCTATGACGCCCGGATGAACGGCCGCGACTGGGAGGCGATGCGCGTGAAGTATGAGGACACGGCGGCGACCGCCACGGACTCGCGCGCATTCGACCGAGTGGTGGCGATGCTGCTTGGCGAGCTGAATGCCTCCCACCTGTCGTTCCTCTCCACTCCGTGGCCGAAGCCCTGGGCGGATGACACCGCGGAATTCCACACCACCCGCCACGTCGGCATCCGCTTCGATCATGGCAATGGCAGCGGTCCGTTGAAAACCGGTTCCGTGATTCCGGATTCTCCGGCAACCCTTTGCGTGCCTCCGGTGAAGCCCGGTGAAACCGTGCTATCGGTGAACGGCCAGCCGGTGGACGCCTCCATACCGGACACCCGCTTCATGAACGGCCGCATGGACCGCGAGGTGGTGCTGACGATCCAAGGAACCGATGGCAAGCAGCGCGATGTAACGCTGAAGGCGATCCCGTGGACACGTGTCCGCCAGCTCGCGGGCGATGCGATCGTCAAGGAGCGGCGCCGCCGTGTGGAGGAAGACTCCGGAGGCAAGCTGGGCTATATCCATATTTCAAAGATGCAGTGGGACGAGTTCGAGGAATTCGAGCGCCAGATCCACGCAGCCGGCCATGGCAAGGATGGACTGATCATCGATGTGCGTGACAACCCCGGCGGCTTCACCACGGATCACCTGCTCACCATCCTGTGCCAGCCGCACCACGCCACCACCATCGGACGCGACGGTGATCCGGGTTATCCGCAGGATCGCATGGTGTATGCGTCCTGGAACAAGCCGGTCGCGGTGATCTGCAACCAGCAATCGTTCTCGAATGCGGAAGTCTTCTCCCATGCGATCAAGACGCTGAAGCGCGGCCCCTTGGTGGGAACCGCCACTGCGGGCGGCGTGATTTCCACCGGAACGGTCCCGATCCTGGACGCGGGCAGCTTGCGCCTGCCCTTCCGTGGCTGGTTCATTCCGGACGGGGACCAGGATATGGAACTCAATGGCGCCGCGCCCGACTACCCGATTGATGAGACTCCTGCGGATCAGGCTGCCGGAAAAGACCCGCAACTTTCCAAAGCCGTGGAGGTTCTCATGGGGGATCTGAAAAAAGCGGCCGCCACGAAGAAGCCCTTCGAGCCGCACTACCGCTATCAACCTGCGGAATAG
- a CDS encoding TetR/AcrR family transcriptional regulator, giving the protein MPARTPVPSRPKVTASEKLVEAAAIVFARDGLSSATTREIARTAGVNEVTLFRNFQTKQNLLAAVLEKAFERKTNPLAEKFDSLPERASLREVIAAFAEADYSSLKQNVSLMRVLVGEIQKFEEHEMKVLRAIFRPRRDQLTKRLRDAQARGEVIADVNPAIVVDQLVGMIFTHVLRSDCPFKLEYKQDQYVRACVDLIVRGISSSRK; this is encoded by the coding sequence ATGCCAGCCCGGACTCCCGTTCCATCCCGTCCAAAAGTCACCGCTTCCGAGAAGCTGGTGGAGGCTGCGGCGATCGTATTCGCCCGCGATGGGCTGAGCAGCGCCACCACCCGCGAGATCGCCCGGACCGCCGGAGTGAACGAGGTGACCTTGTTCCGCAATTTCCAGACCAAGCAGAACCTCCTCGCCGCCGTCCTCGAAAAAGCTTTCGAACGGAAGACCAACCCTCTCGCCGAAAAGTTCGACTCGCTGCCTGAGCGCGCATCCTTGCGCGAGGTGATCGCCGCCTTCGCCGAGGCCGACTATTCCAGTCTCAAGCAGAACGTCTCGCTGATGCGGGTGCTGGTCGGAGAGATCCAGAAATTCGAGGAGCATGAAATGAAGGTCCTCCGCGCAATCTTCCGGCCTCGCCGGGACCAACTCACCAAACGGCTCCGCGATGCACAGGCCCGCGGTGAAGTAATTGCCGATGTCAATCCCGCCATCGTCGTCGACCAGCTCGTGGGCATGATCTTCACCCATGTCCTGCGGTCCGACTGCCCCTTCAAGCTGGAATACAAGCAGGACCAATACGTCCGCGCCTGCGTCGATCTCATCGTCCGCGGCATTTCTTCCTCCCGCAAATGA